The DNA window TCGCGCACCTTGGGGGTGTCGGAAATCATTGGAATGGTCATTGGCGGCTTTTTGCTGGTGTTGTTGCTGGCAGCTCGCGGACGAAAGACAAAAGCATTTCTGTTTGAACTGATTGTCGTCGCTTTGATGACGGCGGCAATGGCCGTTTCCCGAATGGTTTCCACCAAGATGCACAGTTTGCGTGTGCAGGCGGGCGAGGGGTTGTATGCTCTGCCGTCGAGCGATCCGATTCGCTCCGGCTTTGACCAATTGCATCAATACTCCGTTGGGTTGACGGGCTTTGCGATTGTCGCGGCGATTGTTTTGATCGTGATTTTGGTAGGCCGTACGGATGGAGCGCGCGGCAATGCCTGATCTCGATCCTGAAAAACTCAGCTTTGAATTCACCGCCGGAGCCGACAAAACCAGACTGGACGAATTTGTCGCGCGCGCACTTCCCAAAATCAGCCTGACGCGGATTCGTCGCTTGATTGCCGAAGGCGATGTTCTGGTCAACAATCAAACTTCATTGAAAGGTGTTCGCCTCGCCGAAGGAGATCTGGTTAGCGTCAAAATCTTCGCCGCTGAAAAATCCGCTGCGACGCCGGAACTCATTCCGCTGGAAATCCTGTACGAAGATGACGCGTTAATTGTCGTCAACAAACCCGTCGGTTTGCTGGTTCACCCCTCGCACAGCGAAAAATCCGGGACGTTGCTCAATGGATTGGCCTATCACTTTTGGCAAACGGTTGGCGAACCGATCCGGCCCGGATTGATTCATCGGCTGGATCGCAATACTTCCGGCGTCATTGTGCTGGCGAAAAACGAACGTGCGCATCGCACGCTGTCCAAACACTTCCGCGAACGCTGGGTGCAGAAATTTTACCTGGCATTGGTTAGTGGCCGAGTGGAACGCGACTGCGGGGAAATTGACGCGCCGATTGGCTCGAAAGAAGGCAAAGACGTCTGGCCGCGTTGGCAAATCATGAGCGAATCAGAAGGCGGCAAACACGCCAAAACCTTGTACAAAGTTTTGCGCCGATTTGCCACGCATACGCTGCTGGAACTGGAACCGCAGACAGGCCGCACGCATCAACTTCGCATTCATTGCAACTTGATCGGCCATCCGATTGTCGGCGACCCAATTTACCGCTCAGCTTTGCCTGCGCCTGATCCATTGGTGACGCAACACCGAATCAAGAATCATTTGCTTCATGCTTCACGACTGATCTTTCGCCATCCGGCTGGCGGCAGAGAACTGAACATCGAAGCTTCTATGCCTGAGCAAATGCGCGCTGTGATTGCTGCTTTGTGACGGGAGCTGAAATGAAAGGTGGCCCCTGTAGGATTCGAACCTACAACCAACGGATTATGAGTCCGCTGCTCTAACCATTGAGCTAAGGGGCCATCATTTGGATTAGTTTGAAAGCTTGGGCATCTTAGTGGACGCTCTGAAGAAGCGTCAAGAATCAGCAAAAAGAAAATTTGGTGAAACAGTTATGGCTGCGGATTTTCAGCCGTGTCGCGCAGCATCGAAGGCATTCCTTTGTGCTGTGCGCAGCGTTGTCCCGGCGGAACCAGGTGGCGGCAGGGGGTTCCTCTCTTTGTTCGGGCACCGCAAAAGACCTTTGAGGTGGATGAAAGAGTGGTTTTCAACTTGTGGTTGACGACGGAATCTTGCGCTGAAACGGCTGGCGAAGGAAGCTCTTTGGACTGGTTTGAAACATCCTTGCTGCTGTAATTGAAAGCAAACACTGCCAATGACCCAGCAAGCAGCAAACCGGCGAGCGGCGTGACGTAACTTCGCTGTCGAAGTCTGGCCGCGCACTCGTCACAAAAATAGCGCGAACGAAGGCTGAAACGCGGCCTGAGCCGATTGCCGCATTCCGAACAGAAATTGCCTTGATAAAACGGATTCCGCATTGCTGAAGGAATGTTGTTTTGAACCGTTGGGGTGGCGCGGCGGAGTATAGCGCAACACCGTTGTCACATACACTGGTGGGACTTATCATCACTTCGCCATGATTCAGCACTCACAATGCGATGACCAAAAACTGAACCGCGTGATTTCCCCACGCGCCGTTAGGAACGCGATGATTCGTAAAATCCTCTTTGTTGTTGTTAGTTTGATTCTGGCTGTGCCTTCACCCGCGCAAATGAAATCAAGCAACGCTCCGGTGCGAGTTCTGATTCAAACCGAACTCGGCGACATCGAAGTCGAACTGGACGCAAAACGCGCACCGGTGACGACTGAAAACTTTTTGCGTTATGTTGATGCCGGACTTTACGACGGCGGACGTTTTCATCGTACGGTTAAACTCCAGCCCGACAACCAGCCGAACAACGTCATCAAGATCGAAGTCATACAAGCGGGCATGAACCTCGAAAAATCCAAAGACGGCTTTCCGCCAATCAAACTGGAACGTACCAATGTGACTGGTATGAAGCATAAAGATGGCGCGATTTCGATGGCTCGCTCGGCTGCTGATTCAGCTACGTCGGATTTTTTCGTTTGCATCGGCGATCAACCCGAACTCGATTTTGGAGGCAAACGCAACGCCGACGGGCAAGGCTTTGCGGCTTTTGGCAAAGTCGTTAAAGGGATGGAGGTCGTGAGAAAAATTCACCAGTCGCCTTACAAAGAGCAGACTTTGACGCCCTCCATCAAAATCATCAAAGCCAGACGGCTCAATTAACCCTTTTCAGGAGAATCCCAGAATGAGATTTAAGTTTTTCGTTGCTTCCATCCTGGTTTGTATCTTTCCGGCTCTTGCCTTGGCTCAACAGACGAAAATCATTGCCATCAAAGCCGGTCAGGTGCTGGATGTTCGCACTGGCCAGATGCTCCCAAACGCGTTCATTCTGATCGAAGGCGACCGCATTACCGCCGTCGGCGCAACTGTCACTGTGCCAGCCGGAGCAGAAGTAATTGACCTGAAAACGATGACCGTGTTGCCTGGGTTGATTGACAGCCACACGCACTTAACTGGCGACCCCACCGGCCACGGTTATCAATCGTTGGGAGTTTCCGTGCCGCGTTCGGCGTTGCGCGGTGCGCGAAATGCCCGAATTACGCTCGAAGCCGGATTCACAACCGTACGCAATGTGGGCGCGGAAGGATATTCTGACGTGGCGCTGGCCGATGCCATCAAAGCGGGTGATGTGCCCGGCCCGCGCATCATTGCTT is part of the Acidobacteriota bacterium genome and encodes:
- a CDS encoding DUF4149 domain-containing protein, with translation MNQKTRIALLSCWLGVMAFFSFVVAPAAFKVLPTQHLAGQIVSRTLGVSEIIGMVIGGFLLVLLLAARGRKTKAFLFELIVVALMTAAMAVSRMVSTKMHSLRVQAGEGLYALPSSDPIRSGFDQLHQYSVGLTGFAIVAAIVLIVILVGRTDGARGNA
- a CDS encoding RluA family pseudouridine synthase translates to MPDLDPEKLSFEFTAGADKTRLDEFVARALPKISLTRIRRLIAEGDVLVNNQTSLKGVRLAEGDLVSVKIFAAEKSAATPELIPLEILYEDDALIVVNKPVGLLVHPSHSEKSGTLLNGLAYHFWQTVGEPIRPGLIHRLDRNTSGVIVLAKNERAHRTLSKHFRERWVQKFYLALVSGRVERDCGEIDAPIGSKEGKDVWPRWQIMSESEGGKHAKTLYKVLRRFATHTLLELEPQTGRTHQLRIHCNLIGHPIVGDPIYRSALPAPDPLVTQHRIKNHLLHASRLIFRHPAGGRELNIEASMPEQMRAVIAAL
- a CDS encoding peptidylprolyl isomerase, translating into MIRKILFVVVSLILAVPSPAQMKSSNAPVRVLIQTELGDIEVELDAKRAPVTTENFLRYVDAGLYDGGRFHRTVKLQPDNQPNNVIKIEVIQAGMNLEKSKDGFPPIKLERTNVTGMKHKDGAISMARSAADSATSDFFVCIGDQPELDFGGKRNADGQGFAAFGKVVKGMEVVRKIHQSPYKEQTLTPSIKIIKARRLN